In the genome of Vanessa cardui chromosome 11, ilVanCard2.1, whole genome shotgun sequence, the window CTTGACTACTCATAtgcactttaattttaaattcaatgttacATTAGCAGCGATGTTAAAAACGCAATATTTCACGAATCTATTATTTCATgaatcatagattattcaaactCTCGAACAACCACATAGTGTCAATTCAATGTCAAaggttgtttatttgtttttggtcTTGTAGTAGGAATAGACtatacaatgtttttttgtaCATGAgtgacgtatagtacgacacaacttagatgtaacatcggcaaaattcgtaaaaccgatcacatctgaattgatttctcatgcgaatatgatctttgcacaaacgtaataacttgtaatatcatatgaccaaatatattcgtcaatttgaaacGTCGATTTAAATGGACTTGTTTTCCCTGACGCGAtagtctatagcgacgaatagcgtcgaatggcgcgataggaagctatttctattggttgtgtaaatcggcagtaaccggttttattttcattccattgcattttccgatgctacatctaatttgtgtcgtactataattaccCGAAaacttattttcataatttgatatttgatttccataatttcaaattgaattGAGACATATTCTGCAGTCACTTGTGACAATGCCTACTATCGATGACAATTGCAATTgcgaaaacaaaaaatatatatatattgatgtaATTTTCAAAGTATTGTTCTATAGTCATTGtttcaaaatacaattattttttttaaaaaaacttgatACTATTCCTCGCTGTAatgatttatatgatttatttattttcaatatacttTTGCAGAGGTAACTCCAGCAAAAACTTCAGGAAGCTGGGATCACCTGACTGCACTAAGGTCGCTCTCATATGTTCGATGTATCACACCGCTCTACAGACGATGTCTCAGGTTAAACTGGACATATTAAcaggtaatataatattattcaatagtaattataatatgtgaACTAATaatccaaataaaattattatagagtcgagatggcccagtggttagaacgcgtgcatcttaatcgatgattgcgggttcgaacccagtcaagcaccgctgattcatgtgcttaatttgtctgtataattcatctcgtaatcggcggtgaaggaaaacatcgtgaggaaaccagcatgtgacaatattcatagaaattctgtcacatgtgtatgccaccaacccgcattggaacagcgtggtgaaatatgttccaaaccttcttaaagggcgaggaggcctttagcccagcagtgggaatttacaggctgttgttgtaatccAAATATGGTAAtcgtgtttaaaataaatttatatcgttCGATAACGATcgactattatatttaaactcaatattaatttatttaataatgaagaaTTACAAATACTTTTGATAGTCAAGTTCAAAATCCACCAACGGTTCAAAAGACACCTATCTCTAAGAAGAATAAGGTAATAAGATTTGGCGTTTTTTTTCTAAGCTAAAAGAGAGAGGATTGACTGAATGATGTTTTCATAGTGACATTGCtttctaaaaaattaaaattaaatgtgagacaacatcacacacattactctgatcccaatttaagtagctaaatcacttgtgttatggaaaatcagaagaaacgacggtatCATAAACACccagataacatagaaaactaatgataatgtacattgactcggccgggaatcgtacccatgaaaaccggtgtacacaccactcaaccacggaggtcgtcgtcaactataataatttgttgctaTTTTGTATCATgctaaacgaataaataaataaaaaaaatatatactgtcaatgataaatattttgtattaatacaaaatatttatcattgacaacaacaacaattaccAAGAAACGGCAAAGTGCGGTGGTAGTAAACGTTGAAATGCGTTTTGTTATTGATGTGTAGTGTCCTTTCGCTTTTCTATAACCTGTGGGAGTTATTTCGTGAAAAGGGAAGGAAGTGTGTAACAATAAGCCTATGAAGAGCAcgctatttgatttgaccaatgagggGGCGTCAGACCATTACCGGCACTGTGTTCCCGATAGGATATTATCTTAATCTTGCTTATTGGTCAATTGAGTCAGAGGTAATAGTAACACATCGCTTatccagaacgacatcgtcacaattgcaaaaattTGCAAATTGCAAGAATAattgtttcaatagtttttgattgacatctattaggttggggaaaaagtcttttcgcatatagtatgtatgaacttgtaatctctttggctataccatttgtatctgactggttttggtatcattaaaaagttttaattttaaagaaggcacttccaaattaaaattaggaatttttgtgtatttcatttgtttttgttgttgttaaaatgagtgaatctaaagaagaaattcgatacattttaaaattttactataaaaaaggtaaaaatgcaactcaagccgcgaaaaaatttgtgatgtttatggacctaatgcagtatctgtgagagtagcgcaagtttggtttaagcgttttcaagccggaaattttgatatcaaagatgcatctcgctctggtcgccctgttacggacaaaattgatgccatttttgaaaaagtggagcaagatcggcatattagtagttacgatgtagctgaagaactggcaattgaccacaaaacggttttgactcatttgaataaagctgggtacacaaaaaagctcgatatatgggtgcctcatgaactcactgaaagaaacctaatgaaccgtgtactcatttgtgattctttattacgacgtaatgaaaccgaaccatttctgaagaagctgataactggtgatgaaaagtggatcacatacgaaaagaacgtgcgaaaaagatcgtggtcaaaggccaagcttcacagactgtggcaaaacccggattaactcgcaacaaggtaatgctgtgtgtatggtgggattgaaagggcatcattcattatgagctgttaccgcccggcaggaccatcgattcagaactgtattgcgaacaattgatgagattgaagtcAGAAATTgggagaaagcggccagaattgatcaacacaaggggtgtggtttttcaccatgacaacgctagacctcacacatctttagccactcaacaaaaattacgagagtttggctgggaggtattaatgcatccgccgtatagtcctgaccttgcaccttcagattttcatctgtttcggtctctgcagaattccttaggcagtgtcaggttaacattacgagaggactgccaaaaccacttgtcgcagtttttcgatcagaagccccaaaatttttactgcaatgggatcatgtcactaccaacaagatggcaaaaagttatggaacaaaatggcacctacatactttagtcaaatgtaaaaaactataaaaaaaaactttttgaattttcatataaaatacgaagaaacgttttccccaacctattatatagcaataattctgacaatattacactcgaaagtatgtacgaaattagatcgtttggaatgaaaaaATCATTTTAGACTTTtttgcaataggctatttgacaatgcgtaaaataaattgtgaattattgtaatcagtgtatattaagagtttaaaaatggttatttactaacgaaagttgaaaataatacttaatttattcaaaaagtcataaataaaaatgcactttttcaaacgtttgtcacgtgacacaaaacgctcctgattggccgggcttatgatgaagtcactttcttgtaaactttgcttttctattatatgtaccacagattaaaatacaggaaagtcaccgaccccattgcagcgccatattgtccaagtagcgtttttgcgcgctatttgaATAaggaattttttaaatttttaaaaatatcattatttttcggcaaatatgtactagaaataaaaaacacaacttttactgggttccttaacttctactaaataatataaaatggatttaaaaaaaccagtcaaatagcctattgtgacGATATCGTTCTGGATGAGCGACGTGATATGCGATTACTGTACGTCTGGCTATTTATAATGCTCACAGGGAAATTTCTTGTTTCAGGGCTCTGCAATCAAGACGAGATCCTGTACTCTCTCTGGCAGTTCCTTTGCACCCTGGGACCAAACAGCGGCCTGAAGGCTTTCCTGGATCTGCTAGCTCTGAACACGAAGGCGTCTGCGCCCGAGTTTCAAATGCTCGTCCTGTTCTCTGATTGTATGACGCACTACGTAACGTGAGTTAATTTAACGGCACACATTGCCATATAtactgttttcaaccgactttaaaaaggaagaggttatcaagtcgtctgtattttttttgttatttggaataaacagaatattatttattatataaatttaactatcatttttaatacataatttgtacAGCTAAATGAGACAAGTTTAGCATATGTgattcactttccatcaggcgatCCTCTTGCTTGTTTGCCACCTATGGTCTTGTTCAGATCTCCTATCTTCACTCATAGCTCAtagacaacagcctgtaaaaatAAGAACTGATGCCTATGTATCTTATTGTGTCCATCATTAAAAATTTGGAATGCAACAATTTAACTAttcgaaagaaataaaaatgtaatatgttgAGAAATTGTcttcaaaatgaataaaaatgtaataaaaaaaaatattataacatgagTAAGTAAGGTAATATCATCAGTTTTCTAAATCCGAGCCCCTATCACGTTTCTAAggtataaatgataataatttactaaaaaaaatgtttattatttcagaaTATTGGACGATATGGAAATGTATGAAAAGCAAGATCCTTTCAAATTGCAAGATTTCGTCAATATGTcgcaatttttaaatatgttcatATACAAATCTATCATAGGACAATTGTTCGGTGAGTTATatagtattgataataataagacCTTTTTGGTATTAATATCCTTGATTTTATTCGGATGTACTGAAATACgttgtaattaataatgaaatgttaGGAAGACAGTCACGACTGCTTAGATTACAAAAGATGTTGTGTCAGATCAAAGAGATCATAGACGCGGTAAATAACGTTAGGCTATtttactggtttttaaaatccattttatattatttagtagagcttAAGGATCCcagtaaaatttgatttttttatttctagtacatattagccgaaaaatatcatattaaaaatttcatatttaaataacacgcgaaaacgctacttggacaatgtggtgctgcaatggggtcggtgatgtcactttgctgtattttaatccgtggtacatatagtagaaaagcaaggtttacaaaaagggacttcatcataagcccggccaatcaggagcgttttgtgtcacgtgacaaacgtttgaaaaaatgcattcttatttattgatttttgaataaattaagtattattttcatgtttcgtttggtaaataaataaccatttttaaactcataaatatacacttattacatttattcacaatttatttttcgcattgtcaaatagcctattgcagaGGATTTGTGTTATTTATGGATATCTGCTGGTTTTTTGCTTCGTTGACTCCTTTCAACTAAGTATTTTCGCTAAGATTGGACTAAGACAATTGGACGGACGCACGTGACCGATATAATAAGAGCTTCGTTTAGCACTAAAGGTTAGATGTTGAATACCGTAACACGCAGCAGGTCGGAAACCTCTCCCTTCCAACATTACTTGGGGGGGAAGGTTTTGTGCAAACCTGTCAGACAGCGTATttagtgttgttgtgtttcggtttgaagggtgagtgagccagcgtgaTCGCAGGCGCGGTTGTGGATGTAAGTGTGTGCCCGCAGAGCTGAAGACGCTGGCGCACAACGCTGTGTTCCTGTCGCTGCACACGCTGCTGCTGGCGCTGTACCGGCGCGACTGCCGGCGCGCCTTCGCGCCGCAGCAGCACTGGCTCGTGCGCGACATCCGCGACTCGCAGTTCATGGCCGACCTCGAGAAGGGCAAGAAGCCGCAGCAGGTACCGACCCCCCCCTTCTATATAGCACACATGTGTGGGTATtgagtcgtgatggcccagtggttagaacgcgtgcatcttaaccgatgattgcgggttcaaacccaggcaagcaccgctgattcatgtgcttaatttgtctttataattcatctcgtgctcagcggtgaaggaaaacatcgtgaggaaacctgcatgtgacaaatttcattgaaattctgccacatgtgtattccaccaacccgcattggaatagcgtggtggaatatgttccaaaccttctcctcaaagggaggggaggcctttagcccaacagtgggaatttacaggctgttgttgttgtgtgggTATTATAGAAAGCAATATAATAAGACCTCCGTAAACAATACTTCCCCCCCCCATTAGGAAGCAATACACTGTGAGAGCATTATGTTaaacattaaagttattaatttcgggatatttaccatgttttttttatttttgttcggtggagctcgatatttcgacattgtctacgaatgtcttgttcacgagactcgcgatgttttccttcaccgcccagcacgagatgaattataaagacaaattaagggttcgaacccgcaatcatcggttaagatgcaagcgttctaaccactgggccatctcgactctataataagtttatttggattatcccgaaattaataacttttataataaaaataaccatgttaatttaaaatcctattaTGTTAAACAGTTGTAAATTTCCCTCTTTTGCAGGTCTTAGTTCAGAAGACACCGCACATGATCGCGCACGGTGAACGGGTCCGATTGTTCAGGCGAGCTGTAGCCGACGAAAaggtaaattttcaatttttatattatattgacgaGTAAGCGCAGAACTGTACCGTGTACCAGGGCTCGTTCTCGTTTAAAGGCCGATATGGTGATGTACTGAAACAGACTACGGGTTACTTGGGGGTAGGGCTttgggcaagcccgtctgggtaggtaccactcatcagttattctaccgccaaataacagtactcagtatggttgtgttccagtttgaagggtaattgagccagtgtaactacaggcacaagggacataacatcttagttcccaaggttgatggcacattgacgatgtaaggaatagctaatatttcttacagcgtcattgtctatgggtgatagtgaccacttaccagtaggtggctcgtccgccaatctatatcataaaaaaaagacaaacaaaTTTGTGTTGGTCGAGTTGGAACGAAATTGCTATtgctttattatgttttaagtaACAGACCCAATGAAATAAGCTAACAATATTTGAGAAGTTTGTGAGAAGACATATTTCTTTACTAAGAATGGGTCAATTAAAACCAAACCAAATGAAATGAGTTAACAACATTTGAGAACTTCTTGagaagacattatttttttttactaagaaTGTGTCAATTAAAGCTATACCAATAGAAGGAGACGGCtgtgagtgtgtgcgtgtgcggaTAGCAAAAATAGAAGGAGACGGCtgtgagtgtgtgcgtgtgcggaTAGCAAAAATAGAAGGAGACGGCTGTGAGTGatgagtgtgtgcgtgtgcgggCAGGTGGTGCTGGGTCTGACGGAGCGCGCGTGCGGCGGGCGCTCGACGCTGGTGACGGTGCGGCGCACGCGCCTCGTGGAGGACGGCTACCGGCAGCTGGCCGCGCTGCCCAGCCGCGCGCTGCGGGGCGTCGTGCGCGTGCGCTTCATCAACGAGCAGGGCCTCGACGAGGCCGGCATCGACCAGGACGGCGTCTTCAAGGGTACCGCCCCTCACTACCTCACTCTCCTATTATGGCGAACCGAAGTTGAAAGTGTGTTCACCCCCATGCCTCGGAAACCATTGCCATCCCATCGATTGAGTGATGGACTGGAAAGTGCATGCGTTTGCGCATTTtcttgtgcactataatatgtcCTGAGTCAACTACTCAGCTGGTCTCCCATGTCGTGACCTAAATTGACCGaacgacatcatcatcatcagtggACTATACTGTAGCACTGCTTGCGACTCCTGATATTTTTAGAAACGACAATGGCACTTATtaatttgtgataaaattagaattaaaagtCTTTTATGATCTAACTTTTCTTTTATGATTCGTTGTTCAGAATACAAAACAGCGTACAAACTTATCTTGTAAATTCCATTTGAATATACTACGTGCACTAAATTATACACCATTTTTCACTTTCActtgacattattttaattttataggtaAATTTGTTCTCAGAATTTCTCGAGGAGACGATAAAGCGTGTTTTCGATCCGTCCCTGAACCTTTTCCGCGTGACGAGCGAGGAGCGCCTGTACCCGTCGCCGACGTCGTGCCTGCAGGAAAATCACCTTCAGCTATTCGAATTTATCGGACGTATGCTCGGAAAGGCTGTTTATGAGGtactttttacaattatttctaAGAAAAAGCTTCTGTTTTATCATTAAACAACGCCATTTTTCACGGATCCATAATGATATTCATTAGAGATTATTTaagatatcataattatatcagGTCCATACAAtgaaaaagtttatttgtaatactacTTGTATTCCTATTGTAGTTGGAATAGACTACAcgaacatttaaaatgtataaaaaagataatttaaacttCCAATTTATGTTGGAATGAGTACATTtcgtactttattattttttgaactcTTTTCTTGTAGAATCTACCGTCGAAACTGGTgttatgacgattcaaaattgtattataattacaaaatttatttactttatataatataaatgtttaaatgtatttttctagTATTTCGTTTATGGAAAAGTATTATAGTgagacaataatatatattatatattttggttgtaattatattatatttttaatttatgtaacgtcccttaaaattaataatctgctaagtgaaatatgtataaataattatataagttgaTATGATTTGACTTTTACGCcatctttacataaataaaataataaattgatagaaAATATGTGGGTTGGCAGGGTATAATTActgaatattattaacaatatgatTGTATCCGCAGGGTATAGTAGTGGACGTGCCATTCGCTTCGTTCTTCCTGAGTCAGGTGTTAGGGCAGACGCAGCAAGCGCTCTACAGCTGGATCGACGAGCTGCCGTCCCTCGACAGAGACCTGTACCGCAGTCTCACCTACATTAAACATTTCCAGGTGATAATATATCACTTATATCTTAActccaatttaaatatttaagcgtgtttttgtgtgaaagacgatatggttaaaaataatgttacttcttctgagatgacgtctgagagaaaagtatggaaggagaagacttgctgcgccgaccccaaataaaatgatgatgatgagagtTTATCTAAGTTTGTAACTTATATCTAACCATTTTATTAGTGTAAACCAAATCTTTGTCAAACCTCGGTGGACCTTTGAAGATTCCTCTAACAATGTACAGCCAGCTGTAGAAATTTTAAACCTGTGTTTTCATCCTGTGTTGTTGACAGTGACGGCAGAATCTGCCTAATATTATGTAGTATGGTtatcaatgtattaaaaaatatatatttccataaatttattgaaatataacaatacgtttgtttttaaagtatttttgtatttgatttttcAGGGGGATATCTCAAGCCTAGAACTAACGTTTTCGGTGGACGAAGAAAGATTAGGAGAAATTGTCACACATGAACTTGTACCCGGAGGAAAAGCTATACCTGTTACAAATGaaaacaagtaaataattacACTATTAAACTTTGAACCTTATTATTACACACAATACGTTATTGTTtatggatatttaaatatagaattaataaaactgcAAACACTTGAAGCAAactacgttttttttataaattgtttttgacaGGAATCACAGGTTTATCATTATACAGCcaagtttattttgtattttttttattgcagaattaattacatacatctAATGGCACATTTCCGTATGCATACTCAAATCAAAGACCAGACGAATGCCTTCATTAAAGGTTTTAGGACGATTATAAATCCAGAGTGGCTCTCCCTATTTTCAACACCAGAggtaattatattgaattttgttaTTGTCACTTTGTGtaagtaaattattgtaaatggaAGATTTTGACATCTTATTGGTGgtctgggtagctaccactCCCAAACCGTATATTTTACCGTCTAACAGTAATATGTATCATCAGGTTACCGCTTttctttatacaatatatataaagacaatGTGTTAGAAAACTTATCAAAGGAAAGGAATTatctaattatacatttataattcattgttacaacttgcatttttaatttttttaatacggtAGAACAGgggatcattttatttttgagtcGTTTGTaacgtgtgtgcgtgtgcgcgtgcgcgtgtgcgtgtgcgtgtgcgcgcATTCAACATACGGTAGAACAGgggatcattttatttttgagtcGTTTGTaacgtgtgtgcgtgtgcgtgtgcgtgtgtgcgtgtgcgcgtgcgcgtgtgcgtgtgcgtgtgcgcgcATTCAACATACGGTAGAACAGgggatcattttatttttgagtcGTTTGTaacgtgtgtgcgtgtgcgcgtgcgcgtgtgcgtgtgcgtgtgcgcgcATTCAACATACGGTAGAACAGgggatcattttatttttgagtcGTTTGTaacgtgtgtgcgtgtgcgtgtgcgtgtgtgcgtgtgcgcgtgcgcgtgtgcgtgtgcgtgtgcgcgcATTCAACATACGGTAGAACAGgggatcattttatttttgagtcGTTTGTaacgtgtgtgcgtgtgcgcgtgcgcgtgtgcgtgtgcgtgtgcgcgcATTCAACATACGGTAGAACAGgggatcattttatttttgagtcGTTTGTaacgtgtgtgcgtgtgcgcgtgcgcgtgtgcgtgtgcgcgcATTCAACATACGGTAGAACAGgggatcattttatttttgagtcGTTTgtaacgtgtgtgtgtgtgcgtatgcgtggctattttatttttgagtcgTTTgtaacgtgtgtgtgtgtgtgcgtgtgtgcgtgcgcagCTGCAGCGGCTGATCAGCGGCGACAACGTGCCGCTGGACCTGCGCGACCTGCGGCGCCACACGCAGTACTACGGCGGCTTCCACGACTCGCACCGCGTCGTCTGCTGGCTGTGGGACGTGCTGCAGCGCGACTTCAGCGAGCACGAGCGCGCCATGTTCCTCAAGGTACGCGGCGACGGACGCACTCACTGACTCTACtactcgctggaaaaacgcattacgcgtttcccccacatgatgttgtattgggggtatgtggggctcgccagcgctgaaggcaccggaatacccactaaaaaaccagcggaaCCCACTCCGTCTCTAGGGGGggcatcacgggatcgcttacgcattctACCGTGACGGACTCTACTACTCTACTCCATCCAGAGAcaagtcaattttaaaatattacgaaaaataGTATCTTTTCTTAATGAATACAACACAATACATGCTCAATACAGGTGTGCATACGGTTGAAGTCATGACCtattgatggtagggctttgtgcaagcccgtctgggtaggtaccacccactcatcagttatcctatcgccaaataacagtacagttgttgtgttccggtgtgaagggtgagtgagacagtgcaactacaggcacaagggatataacatcttaattcccaaggttggtggcacattgacgatgtaaggaatagttaatatttcttacagcgtcattgtctatgggtgatggtgaccacttaccatcaggtggcctatatgctcgtccaccgaCACCGTCACGTCACcgacatataccataaaaaaaaattgggttCAAATCACAGATTCTATCGAAGATTCACCCCGAAATACTTTCGTAAaaccatttttatttgattcttattttaatatagaattattatcaTGTTATGTTTATTCAAAGTAAAGTACTCATTCgtatctaaatatacttttgatttttttatagttcgTGACATCGTGCTCGAAACCACCGGTTCTTGGATTTGCACATTTGAAGCCTCCTTTTTCGATCCGCTGCGTGGAAGTCGGCGACGACGAAGACACGGGTGACACTATAGGTAAGAACAGTACCTCCCGCCACATGAACACACTTTACGCCGAACACTCCATCAGACGCAAGTCAGACGGGTTAAAATCTCAGTTTAACTGTCAAGAAATTTACAGAAGACTTATTTACTCCTGTGAGTCGAACCAAATAATCCATCCATGCGAACGGgcttacaacaaaaaaaacaacaacaacaacagcctgtaaaatcccactgctggtctaaaggcctcctctcccttttaaggagaaggtttggaacatattccaccacgttgttccaatgcggattggtggaatatacatatggcagaatttcaatgaaatttgtcacatgcaggtttcctcacgatgttttccttcaccgctgagcaagagatgaattataaagacaaattaagtgcatgaatcagcggtgcttgcctgggtttggacccgaaatcatcgtttaagatgtacgcgttctaaccactgggccatctacgGGCTTaggttttacataattaaattatatacctctTATATAATGTCTATTACAAACCGTGGCCGAAAACTATTAgctatcattattattaagctagaaacaattaattatgttttattcattACAGGCAGCGTCATACGTGGTTTCTTCACAATAAGAAAGAAGGATCCATTAAATCGACTGCCGACCTCGTCAACGTGTTTCAATCTACTTAAACTACCAAATTATCAGAAAAGGAGCACGCTTCGGGACAAACTTCGATACGCTGTTAACAGCAACACCGGGTTTGAACTCTCATAGTGTATTCGCAAATGTTTCTATATTCTTCCTTTAATAATCGTGTTTAGTGCAcccttagaaaaaatatattttaaattattttttgagatGACAACACTGTATGAAAACGTTTCTTATTACAACTTAATTCGACTGTTTGGTTTCAAAACctattacacatatttttttttagaaataacgactttaatttatatataaatttactagaacgtcaataaatattcaaatattatgtcTTTTTAAGCATATAATATAGTTACTTAATTCTTAAATGACTTATTTTGAACGAGGCCATAAGGGGTTGTTTATAGGTTTTGAAATTGAACAGAATTTatgtgcaatatttttttaaataaactgaaCAATTTTTAAGCacgaaaaacaaaagaaaaatataatgacagttaaaaaataaaattaaactcgtTAATTTTACGACGCATTAGTACCAGTGTATAAAACCATTACCGTGGAAAATAGTTTTTGATCTCTTAATCTAGAAATACGtacaaattattgttaatgtttatACACTTTAC includes:
- the LOC124533567 gene encoding ubiquitin-protein ligase E3B, yielding MFSKSITSKDTFLEQTKAAREERALEKKREQSAIKIQAIVRGWLAKQKFIKLILNDFDQLLPDLVSHSSQDEHQQQELVQALDVYRVACRLFLVFKNQRDRKRFEKLCKYIVQSLHSESVKISYVGVFLNKEYSLRWISHIKDLLYKCCQFLEELKPESPIDMQGILIHLHTLLAFTATNTWALTRLKNFEKLRGGMTQLCANVMGSLFHRGYYLTLKSLLLRGLCREKVCLKNIALTAIVTLALRPLVSAQFSEKLLTMYIIQILSVPTLVFHMQQISPESMAAFRTHSMFDKCVDFLSADQNMRIVFNTLEGNYALCLLANLIQLAYSERDHAQPGTYYPTFVLVVTRFLDSCQQYVVCKKGNLSNWHPVLGWFSQSFDAYLPPAMGNLRSQLSLLWGTPMLKKLLGVPLKEMLDAGITGEEGAGPSQPSTPVQTSNPASFIRRAIEARTNRGNSSKNFRKLGSPDCTKVALICSMYHTALQTMSQVKLDILTGLCNQDEILYSLWQFLCTLGPNSGLKAFLDLLALNTKASAPEFQMLVLFSDCMTHYVTILDDMEMYEKQDPFKLQDFVNMSQFLNMFIYKSIIGQLFELKTLAHNAVFLSLHTLLLALYRRDCRRAFAPQQHWLVRDIRDSQFMADLEKGKKPQQVLVQKTPHMIAHGERVRLFRRAVADEKVVLGLTERACGGRSTLVTVRRTRLVEDGYRQLAALPSRALRGVVRVRFINEQGLDEAGIDQDGVFKEFLEETIKRVFDPSLNLFRVTSEERLYPSPTSCLQENHLQLFEFIGRMLGKAVYEGIVVDVPFASFFLSQVLGQTQQALYSWIDELPSLDRDLYRSLTYIKHFQGDISSLELTFSVDEERLGEIVTHELVPGGKAIPVTNENKINYIHLMAHFRMHTQIKDQTNAFIKGFRTIINPEWLSLFSTPELQRLISGDNVPLDLRDLRRHTQYYGGFHDSHRVVCWLWDVLQRDFSEHERAMFLKFVTSCSKPPVLGFAHLKPPFSIRCVEVGDDEDTGDTIGSVIRGFFTIRKKDPLNRLPTSSTCFNLLKLPNYQKRSTLRDKLRYAVNSNTGFELS